The Prunus persica cultivar Lovell chromosome G7, Prunus_persica_NCBIv2, whole genome shotgun sequence genome has a segment encoding these proteins:
- the LOC18771780 gene encoding uncharacterized protein LOC18771780 → MIIMMTPQMNLQQPFPILNPPMTSWKEIMSLQKMRKKNWQQQPYKALKLKPLLHKNLQLQASKAQLGFKNLKSWQHMTCLINRKTEDPGYEDKEMKDSIKGAHDLLYLKHTILDYKTARKLEHMKSKILSGIELNSPSGSKQKALRIQESEATNGAAQGRRELQFQQEGGGGLFYGHYAPPDLPPITSLRKLIQDCCKPFEKQLTPSDVSKTPRLCLNKEYVENHIKPVLRDGENPNEGIDVTTYDMEGKEYPMKFTTWGTDLYVLSKGWKTFCHDVGLVETQDFLTLCVFRHAKNGGLCFAIHSRRLPLFKSIKKRRQRKQN, encoded by the coding sequence ATGATCATAATGATGACCCCCCAAATGAATTTGCAGCAGCCTTTTCCAATTCTGAATCCTCCAATGACGAGTTGGAAGGAAATAATGAGCCTGCAGAAAATGCGCAAGAAGAATTGGCAGCAGCAGCCTTACAAGGCACTGAAGTTGAAGCCATTGTTGCACAAGAACCTGCAGTTGCAAGCCTCCAAAGCTCAACTCGGTTTCAAGAATCTAAAGTCATGGCAGCACATGACATGCCTGATCAACCGCAAGACTGAAGACCCCGGTTATGAAGACAAAGAGATGAAGGACAGTATCAAAGGTGCTCATGATCTTCTATATTTAAAGCATACAATTTTGGATTACAAAACAGCGAGAAAGTTGGAGCACATGAAGAGCAAAATTCTTTCTGGAATTGAGTTAAACTCACCCAGCGGAAGTAAGCAAAAGGCACTACGAATCCAAGAATCTGAAGCCACTAATGGTGCTGCACAAGGACGAAGAGAACTGCAATTTCAacaagaaggaggaggaggtttgTTCTATGGACACTATGCCCCTCCTGATTTGCCACCAATCACAAGCCTACGAAAATTAATCCAAGATTGCTGCAAGCCTTTTGAGAAACAGCTAACACCCAGTGATGTGAGTAAAACTCCCAGGCTCTGCTTGAACAAAGAATACGTTGAAAATCACATCAAACCAGTATTAAGAGACGGTGAAAACCCTAATGAAGGCATCGATGTGACAACTTATGACATGGAAGGCAAGGAGTACCCAATGAAGTTCACGACTTGGGGCACCGATCTTTATGTCCTTAGTAAAGGCTGGAAAACTTTCTGTCATGATGTTGGACTGGTTGAGACACAGGATTTTCTGACGTTGTGTGTTTTCCGCCATGCCAAGAATGGAGGCCTCTGCTTCGCAATCCATTCACGAAGGTTGCCTTTGTTCAAAAGCATcaagaaaagaagacaaagaaAGCAGAATTGA
- the LOC18771538 gene encoding uncharacterized protein LOC18771538, with translation MADDHNEGPPDEFPAVISYIKRMLLDYESSNDELEGNNEPEENAQEALQMLEEFLLDQEVQEESVPDQQMQETEVEVIAPEEQPQQVAQFSFNHVPPHLLPVQSPRDVIQFQEREQLEQGSSSGINNYVPSCTSSIASLQGMAAQSQQPGQTSLYVPGSLPSLQEFGQFQEHAAQHHQEAIAAAQGMAAQSQQLEQSSSYRGYVSFGLPPVPSLQHSTQFQEHAAQEAIAALQVEQGSFYGSYTPPVPRSLQNLIGRCSEPFEKQLSGTDVALGSTSLTISKEDVKRHILPLLKANEVPEEGIQVTVYDIAGEEYPMLFKRRRYRYFLVGPKWRRLYQRHGLEGDQHSLTFWAFRKVRPESLCFVITWRRLPAR, from the coding sequence ATGGCTGATGATCATAATGAAGGGCCCCCAGATGAATTTCCAGCAGTTATTTCCTATATAAAGCGCATGCTTTTGGATTATGAATCCTCCAATGACGAGTTGGAAGGAAATAATGAACCTGAAGAAAATGCGCAAGAAGCATTGCAAATGCTAGAAGAATTTCTTCTTGATCAGGAAGTGCAAGAAGAATCTGTTCCTGATCAGCAAATGCAAGAAACTGAAGTTGAAGTCATTGCTCCAGAAGAACAACCACAGCAAGTAGCACAATTTTCCTTCAACCATGTCCCTCCTCATCTCCTGCCAGTCCAAAGCCCCCGAGACGTAATTCAGTTTCAAGAACGTGAACAACTAGAACAAGGCTCCTCCTCTGGAATCAACAACTATGTCCCTTCTTGTACCTCATCAATCGCAAGCCTCCAAGGCATGGCtgcacaatcacaacaaccaGGACAGACTTCACTCTATGTACCTGGTTCTCTCCCAAGCCTCCAAGAGTTCGGTCAATTTCAAGAACATGCAGCCCAACATCACCAAGAAGCCATTGCAGCAGCACAAGGCATGGCtgcacaatcacaacaactagAACAAAGTTCGTCCTACAGAGGCTATGTCTCATTTGGCCTCCCACCAGTCCCAAGCCTCCAACACTCGACTCAATTTCAAGAACATGCagcccaagaagccattgcaGCTCTGCAAGTAGAACAAGGTTCGTTCTACGGAAGCTATACCCCTCCAGTCCCCCGAAGCCTCCAAAATTTGATCGGAAGGTGCAGCGAGCCTTTTGAGAAGCAGTTGTCAGGCACTGATGTGGCGTTGGGCTCAACTTCGCTGACCATTAGCAAAGAAGACGTGAAAAGGCACATCTTGCCATTGTTGAAGGCTAATGAAGTTCCTGAAGAAGGCATCCAGGTCACAGTGTATGACATTGCTGGTGAAGAGTACCCTATGCTGTTCAAACGCCGCCGCTATCGCTATTTCCTTGTAGGTCCAAAATGGAGACGTTTATATCAACGTCATGGCCTGGAAGGGGACCAACATTCTCTCACATTCTGGGCTTTCCGGAAGGTGCGACCTGAAAGCCTTTGCTTTGTCATCACTTGGAGAAGGTTGCCTGCCAGGTAA